A stretch of DNA from Saccharospirillum mangrovi:
AGAGCGTCGGCATTACGGCCCATCAAAATCAGTTGTGCGCCCAATTGATGCAGCACTTCGGCTGTGGTTAAACCAATGCCGCTGGTGGCACCAGTGACGAGAATTCTTAGCCCTTCGATGTTGTAACTCATAGCACTATTCCATCGTTGGTTACGTTAAAAAGCTGTCTGCGATTTCGCCCAATTAAAAGAGCGGTATCGGCGCCGATACCGCTCTGATTTTCACGGCTGCAACAACACCTTGATGGAGTCGGTTGAGTCGGCCAGTTCAAAACCTTTTTCGTAATCCGCCAGCTTCATGCGATGCGTCACAATGCCTTTGGAGGTGATCAGTCCACGACTGAACAAGTCGATGGTGGTTTCATAGGTGTAAGGCGCCAGGTGAGCACCACGAATGTCCAATTCTTTGCGATCACCGATGATCGACCAATCGACGCTGGTTTCTTTACCAAACACGCTGAATTCCACAAATCGACCCAACTTGCGGATGATGTTCAGGCCCTGTACTACGCCAGCCGGAACGCCGGTCGCTTCGATGTAAACATCGCAACCATAGCCATCGGTCAGGGCGCGGACTTCGGTTTCAACGTCGTCTTTGGCGGGGTTGAGCACCACATCAGCACCGAAGGTTTTTGCCAGTTCCAGGCGTTCTTCAACCATATCGATCACAATCAATTTGCGCGGGGACTTGAGTTTGGCAGCCTGCACCATGCCCAGACCAATCGGCCCGGCACCGGCAATAACAACCACATCGTCTAACTGAATATCACCGCGATTTACCGCATGAATGCCGCACGACATGGGTTCGATAAAAGCCGCGTCGTCATCGCTGATATTTTCCGGAATTTTGTGCACCCGGCAGTGCTCGGTAACGAGCAAATATTCAGCCATGCCACCTTCGGCTACATAACGTTGGAAGCCAAAGATATTGTGCACTTCGCACATCCAATAACTGCCCGTTCGGCAATAGCGACATTTGCCGCAGGGTACAATTTGCTCGGCAATGGCACGGTCGCCTACAGCCACGTTGAAGTGCGCTTCGGCATCTTCTCCGGCGGCGACCACTTCACCGAAAAATTCGTGGCCGGAAATCACCGGCGCCTTAACCCAGGGGTTGTCTCCGCCCCAGAACATGGCGGCACCCGAACGGCATTTGCAGTCGCTGGCGCAGATACCGCAGGCGACAATTTTAATGAGCAATTCGTGTTTTCCCGGCGTAGGTACATCCCGGTCTTCCAGGCGATAGTCGTAGGGTCCATGACAAACGATGGCTTTCATTGTTTTACTGATCATTGCTGACTCCAGATGTTATTTTTTAATGTTTCGATCACGGCCGATGTAGATAGCCACCAAAATGATGAATCCTTTGATTACGGTCTGGGCGTAGGGCGACATGCCGATCATATTCAGGCCGTTATTCAGCACACCCAGCAACATGGCACCGACCAGCGTGCCGATGATGGCGCCGCGTCCACCGGCAATGGCGGTGCCGCCAATCACGACGGCGGCGATGGCATCTAACTCAAACGCCACGCCGGCATTGGGTTGTCCGCTCATTAATCGGGAAGTAAGAACCAGACCAGAAATGGCGGCAGTGCAACCGCTGATGCTGTACACCAAAACCTTGTAGCGATTGACTCTGACTCCGCTGAGACGCGTCGCTTCTTCATTGCCACCGATGGCGTAGATGTAGCGGCCGACCGGGGTTTTGTGCAGCACAACCCAGGCAACCAGATACACCAGCAACATAATGACGATGGGTGTTTGAACGCCGAACAGCGTGCCGCGCCCGAAAAACGAGAACGATTCAGGCAAGCCGGAAAGCGGATAGCCGCCGGTGTAAATCAGCGCCAGGCCGCGTGCGATACCCATGGTTGCCAGGGTGACGATGATGGGTGGTAACGCCCAAACCGCGATGCAGAATCCGTTGAAGAAACCGAACAAAATACCAACGCCAATGCCCGCCAAAATCGATAATTCCATGGGCAAACCCAACACCATTAATCCCGCCATGATGGTGCCCGATAACGCCATTACCGGACCGACCGAGAGGTCGATACCACCGGTTAAAATGGCGAACGTCATGCCCACGGCGATGATCGAAATAATCGAGACCTGACGAGCGATATTGATCAGATTACTTTCGGTAAAAAAATGCTCGTTCATGAAGCTCATAAACACTGTCACGACGATCAAACCGATGAATGGGTAAAACGCCGATGACCGTGTTAACCATTTAATCGAGCCGGAAAATCCATACCGTTTTTTAAGTTCAGACTGCGCGGTCATATTCAATGCCTCCCGTCGCCAGCTTTATTATGTGATTCGAACTCACCTCTTCCCGACTCAGAGTTCGCACCAGTTTTCCTTGTCGAAATACCGCTACGCGATCTGACATGCCGATCACTTCCGGCAGTTCGGAGGAAATCATGATGACGGCGAATCCGAGGGCGGTGAGTTCCCGTATCAGGTTGTAAATTTCAGCTTTGGCACCGACGTCGATGCCGCGCGTAGGTTCATCAAAAATGAGGATGTTGCATTGGTGGTTGAGCCAACGTGCGATGACGATTTTTTGTTGATTGCCGCCGCTTAAATTCACCACCACCGAATCGACGTTCGGGGTTTTGATCGACAGCTTTCTGACCAGGGTTTCCGAGTCGGCCCGTTCAGCCTCCACATCCAGAATTCCGACGGGAAAGGTGTATTTCTTCAGGTTGTTAATCGAGATGTTGTCGCGTACCGCAAAGGCGGTGATCAACCCCTGCGCCTTACGGCTTTCTGGCAATAAGCCGATGCCGTTGCGCAGTGCCTCGGCCGGGTCTTTGAGCTTGGCCGGCTTGCCGTTGACGACCACCTTCTTCTGATGAACTTTGGTTGCGCCGATCAACCCCATCACCGTTTCGGTTCGGCCCGAACCCACTAATCCGGAAAATCCCAGCACTTCGCCTTTGTAGAGATCGAAACAATTAACCGGGGCATTGCTGGTTAATTGAATGGCTGCAACTTCCAGTACTTTTTCGGTGGTGGCGTAGTCGATGGGTGTGTGCGGCGGGAAACTGTTTTCAATTTTCCGGCCCACCATCATTTCCACCAATTGATCGGTTGTGCTGTCTTGCACGGCCATATCGCCCACGTAACAACCGTCGCGCAGCACGGTAACGGTGTCGCAGATCTCGAAGATTTCTTCCATGTGATGGGAGATAAAAATCATGGTGACGCCTTGTTTCTTCAGCTCACGCATGATGGCGAACAGATGGTCGGCTTCGTTGGGCGTCAGCGTTGCTGTCGGTTCATCCAGGATCAGGATGTTGGCGTTCAGCGACAGCGCTTTGGCAATTTCAACAAATTGCTGTTCTGCAACGCTGAGTTTGTAGACCGGCACATCAATCTGCAGATCAATGTTGAGCGATGCAAAAATCTGCTCAACGCGTTGGCGCATTGCTTTGTAATTCAACAGGCCAAATTTGTTACAGATGGCCCGACCCAGGAAAATATTGTCGACCGCATCGAGATAGGGAATCAGGCTGAATTCCTGAAAAATAATGCCGATGCCGGCGCTGATGGCGCTGTTGTAGTCCTTAAAATGGCAGACAGTTCCCTGCACTTTTATCTGCCCGCTGTCGGGCTGATAAATGCCAGACAGTATTTTCATCAAGGTGGATTTTCCGGCGCCGTTTTCTCCCAGCAGTGCCCGTATTTCCCCTGCGCCCACACTTAGGGAAATGTCGGTCAGTGCTTTTACACCCGGGAACGACTTACTGACGCCACTGAGCTCAAGTGTCGGATTCATATTGGGTTTGCTCGCAACTAGCAGACAGTCGGATAGGGATGCGCTCAGCCGGTGCATTACCACACCAGCGAGCGCCGACCCTGCCTGAGGATTTACCAGCTAAAACTTGGCGCAGCGTCCTGGTCGATCAACGTCACGTCGACCGGGATCTGGCTGGGCACGTTGGCACCCCAGTACTTAGCCATGGCAACACCCAGACCCAGGCGAACCTGGTCACGCGGATATTGAGCGGCGGTAGCAACGAACAGCGAGTTCGGTTCCTGCATGGCGGCAATGGCATCGGGTGCACCATCGACGCTGACCAGCTTCACGTTACGACCACTGGCGTTGATGGCGGCATAGGAACCCATGGCACCGCCGTCGTTGACGCTGAAGATTCCGGCCAGATCAGGATGCGCTGCCAGCATGTTTTCGGTTACAGACAACGCAACAGAGCGCTGTTGCTGACCGTTCTGCACGGTGACGATGGACATGTCCGGATGCTCGGCAATGGCTTCGCGGCAACCTTCGACACGCTCCAGAATGGGCACGACCGGAATGCCGTCGAGGATGGCGATTTCACCTTTACCACCGAGCGATGTCGCTAGGTAATCGCACGCCAGGTAACCGGCATGCTGGTTACGCGAACCGACAAAGGCGTCAATCGGACCTTCGGCCTGGGCATCCACTGCAACCACAATGACGCCTTCGTCTTTGGCGTAACGCACGGCTGATTGCACGCCGACCGAATCCGTCGGGTTGATGAGCAGGATGTCGATGCCGCGCTGGACCATGTCTTCAATATCACTGACCTGCTTGGCAACGTTGTGGCGCGCATCTGTAACCACCACGTCGGCGCCCATGCTTTCGGCCGCGTCTTCCAGTGCCTGATGCATAACCACGAAGTATTCGTTGTTCATTTCCTGAAAGGACATGCCGATCAACAGGTCGTCGGCGGACGCCGAACCCAGGGTGAACACTGCGCAGGCAGTAAGGGCGAGTTGTCTGATCGTAGGTATGGTTTTCATTGTTTTATACCCTGTTGTTAAGTTTATTGTTGGGTTTATGTTATCGATAACATTTTTTAGCAAAAAAGAGAGTGGGCACTACTTTTGGAGCATAGGAGCCATACCCAATCGCCCACTCGAAAATGTTAACGATTAAAAAAAACTAGCAAAAAGAATCTTTAGGGACAAGCCTCGCTGGCGAAATTTTGCACGTAAAGCCGATGGCCCGGCCGTCACAAGGCGATGAACCGGGCGTATTCAATCGCTGTACATCCAGCGTTGGCGGGCGCTTTCAGGCGGTTGGGAGGAGTGATTCAGATCTGGCGCATTCGACGGTCTTTGGGCGACGTAAGTCTATTTCTGTGGCCAGGTTAGACTTGCAACTTGCCGTCGATGACCACTTCTTTGGTTTCATTGTCGCCGCTGTTCATTTCCTGAAACAGCAACTCCATGGCCTTTACGCCCGTCATGGTCGGATCGTGCGCAATGGTGGGATAGGTGATGCCATATATTTCGGCATAGGGCAGTTGGCTGACACCGGCGACCAGAACATTGCGATCTTCGAGATCAAAATCCCGCACCGCTTTCATGGCCCCCAACGTTATAAGTTCATTAATGCCTAAAATAGCATCCGGAATTTCGTGGTATTTCAGGTAATGCAGTGCCTTGTCGTAGGCAGGATTCATGGTGTAATCGGCGTATACCACATCGTAATCCAGAACCTTGCCTGACTCTTCCACGGCCTTTAAAAAACCCGCCAATCGATTCTTCGAAATTGGTGAACTCATCGGCCCGCTGATGATTAAAATCCGGCGAATATTTTGCGCCATCAAATGCCGGCCCATCTGATAGCCACTGTCCATATTATTCAGCACCACTCGGCTGAACGGAGTGTCATACAGCACGCGATCCACCATCACCACGGGCATGTGGTGGCGAATCAATTTGTCGATGTAGCTGGGGCGATAGGTGAGGTTGTCCAGTATCGGAGACAGCAAAATGCCCGCCACGTTATAGCCCAGCAAGGTTTCCACCGCTCGCATTTCCAGCTCTTCAACGCCGTCGGTATCGAACAGCATAATCGAGTAATTATGCGATTTGGCTTCACGGGAAACTGACTTGATCATTTCGGCGTAAAAGGGGTTGTCGATGCTGTCAGTAACAACGCCAATAATATTGCTGCTTTTTGACTTCAGATTTTTAGCGAAAGCGTTCGGCACATAGTTCAATTCATCGACGGCTTTGAGGATTTTTTCCAGCGACGATGGTTTAACTTTTTCCGGATGATTCAACGCCCGTGACACCGTAATGGTGGTCATGTTGACCTGTTTGGCAATGTCCCGAATCGTAACTTGGTTACGCTTACTCATCGTCAATTCCTAAACGCTCGACACTCAAAAAAAGGGGGATGAAACAGTTCACCCGAGGCGCTTCCTGGCGGCACCTTTCCACGTCGCGAAGCCGCTCAGAGTATACAAAGTGTCCGCAGCCTGGTCATTTCATCCACTCAAATACCAACACTCCAATCACGATCCTCAGTAATAGAAGCAAATTTGGCGTCTTGCCCTCGCTCCGATCAGCCCCCATACACTGGCCCAGTATGATGTCCCGCCTAGCCTCGCAGATGCTTTCACCGCGCGGCTATTTTCCTGGAGTCCCCATGACCGCCTATTCCGTTCTTGATCTTGCTCCCGTTACCGAAGGGTCCGATATTCGCCAGGCACTGCACAACAGCCGCGATCTGGCGCGCCACGTTGAACAACTGGGTTTCACCCGTTTCTGGATGGCCGAACACCACAACATGACCGGCGTTGCCAGCGCCGCCACCGCCGTGGCACTGGGCTTTGTGGCGTCAGGCACCGAACGCATTCGCATCGGTTCCGGCGGTGTGATGCTGCCCAACCATTCGCCGCTGGTGATTGCCGAACAATACGGCACGCTGGCAGAACTGTATCCGGATCGGGTCGATCTCGGCTTGGGCCGGGCACCCGGTACCGACGGCGCCACCATGCAGGCATTGCGTCGCGACCCGATGACCGCCGCCGACCGTTTCCCCGACGACGTGCAGGAATTGCAGGCTTATCTGGAACCGTTGCGCGACGGTCAACGCATTAAGGCTGTGCCCGGTTATGGCACGCGTATTCCGATCTGGCTGTTGGGATCGAGTCTGTATTCCGCGCAACTGGCTGCGGCCTTGGGCCTGCCGTTCGCATTCGCTTCGCATTTCGCACCGGACATGCTCGACCAGGCGCTGGCAATTTACCGCGAGCGCTTCCAGCCATCGGCATTTATGGACACACCCTACAGTGCCGCCGCCGCCAATCTGTTTGCAGCCGATACCGACGCCGAAGGCCGCCGTCTGCAAACCTCAATGATGCAACAGTTCGTTGCCTTGCGCCGTGGCACACCGGGCAAGATGCCGCCGCCGGTCGATGACATCGACAGCATCGGTTCGCCCATGGAACGCATGCAGGTGGAGCACGCTCTGGTGGAATCGGCCGTGGGTTCGCCGCAGAGCGTGCGTCGCTGGTTAGCGGCTTTTATCAGCCGCACTCAGGTCGATGAAGTGATATTAAATGGCCCGATTTTCGACCACGCAGCCCGGCTGAAATCGTTCAGCATTGCCGCTGAGGCGATGCAGGGGCTGTAACATTCGCGCGCCAATTTGAGCGCTGGCATTAACGCACCACGCTGCCGATCTCGGTGTGCGCGGCGCCCGTCCGCAAGGCAACGCATGACGCAACAGTTTGTAGGCCAGTCGCTGGATCATTGGTCAATGCAGTTCGGTGACCGCGTTGCACTGAGCAATGGGTCCAACGTCGTCTGCTGGCACGAGCTTCTGCAAAACGTAAAACGCCTGGCAGGCCACCTTGAACCGGCGGGTGCAGTCGCGCTTGAGTTGGCCGATCCGATTGAATTGGCTACCGCATTTTTGGCGGTTGTCAGAGCCGGCGGTCGGGCCTTGGTCTACGATCCGAGCTGGTCGCTGTACCAGCGTGCTCAACTTGGTTCACAACTGCACCCGACCACTACGCTGGATTCCGCCGGGCTACAACAACGGCTGGCCGACGCCTCAGGTCCAATTGACGCAACGCATCGACCAGCGGCAACGGATCCGTTCTACGTTGGTTTTACCTCCGGTTCCACCGGTTTGCCGAAAGGGTATCGGCGCCATCATGCGTCCTGGTTGAACAGTTTCGACGTCAGCCAACAGTTGTTTGATTTCACTCAAAACGACGTCGTGATGGCACCCGGCAGCCTGGCAACATCGCTGCATCTGTATGGTGTGTTGCAGGCTTTGCAGGCGGGGATCCGCGTCACCTTGGTATCGCGCTTCCAACCCCGGTCGGTTCTGGAAGAAATGCGCGAGCAAAACGTCACCGTGCTCTACAGCACGCCGACGCAACTGCAATTGCTGTTGCAAGCCAGCCAGCGCCGCTCCGGGTCAGCCTTAACTCAGGTTCGACACCTCATTGTCAGCGGTTCCAAATGGTCACAACACACCCGTCATGCCATTAAGCAGCTGTTTCCAAATGCCCGCCTGACGGAGTTCTACGGCACCTCGGAAATGAGCTTTGTCAGTCTGCGCAACGACACCCAAGACGCCCCGGAAACGTCGGTGGGCCGACCAGTTCCGGGCGTCGACATTCGCATTGGCGAACACCCTGATCGGCCGCTATCGACGGGCGAGGTCGGTCGCATTTGGGTGCGCAGCCCGCTGTTATTCGACGGCTATGAATGCGGTGGTGGTGAAGAAACACGCCGGCATGGACCGTGGCTGACCGTTGGTGACCACGGCTACCTCGACCAGGCCGGCTGGCTGTATCTGGCCGGTCGGGAAAAACGCATGATCGTCAGCAGCGGTTTCAATTTCTATCCGGAAGAGATGGAACTTTGGCTGGCACAGTTACCCGGTGTTCAACACGCTGCGGTTGTCGGCCTGCCCGATGCCTTGCGCGGTCAACGCATTGAAGCCTGTATCAGTAGCAATCGTGCGATAACCGATGCCGAATTGCTGCAACATTGCGCTGAGCGGTTCCCAATCCATCAATGTCCCCGCACCTGGCACCGCTTGGCCGACTGGCCGATAACGTCGAGCGGCAAAACCGACTTCAACCAATTAAAGGCGCAGCTTATGGCGGTCAGCCAATGAATCGTCCAGTTTACCTTGTGGCAGCACGGCGTACACCGGTTGCACCGGTGGGCGGTGCATTCAAAAAACTGGCGGTGACCGATCTGGCCGTTCCTGTGTTGCAAGCCATTGTGGCTGACGCTGGACTGAGGCCTACCGACGTCGAACAGGTCATTCTCGGCAATGCGCTGTATGGCGGCGGCAATCCGGCGCGCACCGTCGCGTTGGCGGCGGGTTTGGACGAAGCCATCCCGGCTTTTACGCTGGACACCCAATGTTGCTCGGGTCTGGATGCGATTCGACTTGGCACCCAAGCCGTTGCCGCCGGCCAGGCGGATGTCGTTATCGCTGGTGGCGTGGAAAGCACCAGTCGCCGTGCCATTCGCCTGCACCGGCCGACATCGCCTAATGAATCGCCCATTGAATACGAACGGCCGCCGTTCACGCCCTGGCCGGAGCGGGATCCCGACATGGCTGACGCGGCGGCAAAAGTGGCCGATCAATGCAACATCACCTTGGACGATCAAATCGCCTGGGCGATTCATAGCCACCAAAAAGCCTTGGCTGCACGAGCAGAATTAGAGGAGGAATGCGTCGCTGTCGGGGGTTTAACGGTCGACTCAGCGACCCGACCGCTGACCGAGCCACTGGCCCGACGCACGCCGGTGATTGCCCGACGTCACCGAGGCGAGATCAATGTGGCCGGCACGGCATTGAGCGCCGACGCAGCCGCAGCCTGTGTGCTGGTCAGCGAGACAGTTGCCCGGCGTCTGGACCCGGCACTCGTCAAGTTACGCTGGATCGATGACGCCAGCGGCGGTGGTCGAGCGGATTGCCCGCCCGAAGCGCCGGTGCCGGTCGCCCGTACCCTGCTGGACCGGCTGAACCTGAGCGGTCGAGACTTTGCCGCAATTGAATGGATGGAAGCCTACGCTGCCCAAGTGATCGCCAATGCTCAGGCGCTGGAGTTGCCGATTGATCGGATGAACAGAGGCGGCGGCGCTTTGGCGCGCGGCCACCCCATTGCGGCATCGGGTGCCATCCTGGCCGTCCGGGCCTATTCGCAGGCCCGGCAATCTCCCAAGGGGTTCCGTGCGTTACTC
This window harbors:
- a CDS encoding class I adenylate-forming enzyme family protein, whose protein sequence is MTQQFVGQSLDHWSMQFGDRVALSNGSNVVCWHELLQNVKRLAGHLEPAGAVALELADPIELATAFLAVVRAGGRALVYDPSWSLYQRAQLGSQLHPTTTLDSAGLQQRLADASGPIDATHRPAATDPFYVGFTSGSTGLPKGYRRHHASWLNSFDVSQQLFDFTQNDVVMAPGSLATSLHLYGVLQALQAGIRVTLVSRFQPRSVLEEMREQNVTVLYSTPTQLQLLLQASQRRSGSALTQVRHLIVSGSKWSQHTRHAIKQLFPNARLTEFYGTSEMSFVSLRNDTQDAPETSVGRPVPGVDIRIGEHPDRPLSTGEVGRIWVRSPLLFDGYECGGGEETRRHGPWLTVGDHGYLDQAGWLYLAGREKRMIVSSGFNFYPEEMELWLAQLPGVQHAAVVGLPDALRGQRIEACISSNRAITDAELLQHCAERFPIHQCPRTWHRLADWPITSSGKTDFNQLKAQLMAVSQ
- a CDS encoding ABC transporter permease encodes the protein MTAQSELKKRYGFSGSIKWLTRSSAFYPFIGLIVVTVFMSFMNEHFFTESNLINIARQVSIISIIAVGMTFAILTGGIDLSVGPVMALSGTIMAGLMVLGLPMELSILAGIGVGILFGFFNGFCIAVWALPPIIVTLATMGIARGLALIYTGGYPLSGLPESFSFFGRGTLFGVQTPIVIMLLVYLVAWVVLHKTPVGRYIYAIGGNEEATRLSGVRVNRYKVLVYSISGCTAAISGLVLTSRLMSGQPNAGVAFELDAIAAVVIGGTAIAGGRGAIIGTLVGAMLLGVLNNGLNMIGMSPYAQTVIKGFIILVAIYIGRDRNIKK
- a CDS encoding LLM class flavin-dependent oxidoreductase, whose protein sequence is MTAYSVLDLAPVTEGSDIRQALHNSRDLARHVEQLGFTRFWMAEHHNMTGVASAATAVALGFVASGTERIRIGSGGVMLPNHSPLVIAEQYGTLAELYPDRVDLGLGRAPGTDGATMQALRRDPMTAADRFPDDVQELQAYLEPLRDGQRIKAVPGYGTRIPIWLLGSSLYSAQLAAALGLPFAFASHFAPDMLDQALAIYRERFQPSAFMDTPYSAAAANLFAADTDAEGRRLQTSMMQQFVALRRGTPGKMPPPVDDIDSIGSPMERMQVEHALVESAVGSPQSVRRWLAAFISRTQVDEVILNGPIFDHAARLKSFSIAAEAMQGL
- a CDS encoding sugar ABC transporter ATP-binding protein, encoding MNPTLELSGVSKSFPGVKALTDISLSVGAGEIRALLGENGAGKSTLMKILSGIYQPDSGQIKVQGTVCHFKDYNSAISAGIGIIFQEFSLIPYLDAVDNIFLGRAICNKFGLLNYKAMRQRVEQIFASLNIDLQIDVPVYKLSVAEQQFVEIAKALSLNANILILDEPTATLTPNEADHLFAIMRELKKQGVTMIFISHHMEEIFEICDTVTVLRDGCYVGDMAVQDSTTDQLVEMMVGRKIENSFPPHTPIDYATTEKVLEVAAIQLTSNAPVNCFDLYKGEVLGFSGLVGSGRTETVMGLIGATKVHQKKVVVNGKPAKLKDPAEALRNGIGLLPESRKAQGLITAFAVRDNISINNLKKYTFPVGILDVEAERADSETLVRKLSIKTPNVDSVVVNLSGGNQQKIVIARWLNHQCNILIFDEPTRGIDVGAKAEIYNLIRELTALGFAVIMISSELPEVIGMSDRVAVFRQGKLVRTLSREEVSSNHIIKLATGGIEYDRAV
- a CDS encoding ABC transporter substrate-binding protein, giving the protein MKTIPTIRQLALTACAVFTLGSASADDLLIGMSFQEMNNEYFVVMHQALEDAAESMGADVVVTDARHNVAKQVSDIEDMVQRGIDILLINPTDSVGVQSAVRYAKDEGVIVVAVDAQAEGPIDAFVGSRNQHAGYLACDYLATSLGGKGEIAILDGIPVVPILERVEGCREAIAEHPDMSIVTVQNGQQQRSVALSVTENMLAAHPDLAGIFSVNDGGAMGSYAAINASGRNVKLVSVDGAPDAIAAMQEPNSLFVATAAQYPRDQVRLGLGVAMAKYWGANVPSQIPVDVTLIDQDAAPSFSW
- a CDS encoding LacI family DNA-binding transcriptional regulator — protein: MSKRNQVTIRDIAKQVNMTTITVSRALNHPEKVKPSSLEKILKAVDELNYVPNAFAKNLKSKSSNIIGVVTDSIDNPFYAEMIKSVSREAKSHNYSIMLFDTDGVEELEMRAVETLLGYNVAGILLSPILDNLTYRPSYIDKLIRHHMPVVMVDRVLYDTPFSRVVLNNMDSGYQMGRHLMAQNIRRILIISGPMSSPISKNRLAGFLKAVEESGKVLDYDVVYADYTMNPAYDKALHYLKYHEIPDAILGINELITLGAMKAVRDFDLEDRNVLVAGVSQLPYAEIYGITYPTIAHDPTMTGVKAMELLFQEMNSGDNETKEVVIDGKLQV
- a CDS encoding alcohol dehydrogenase catalytic domain-containing protein; translation: MISKTMKAIVCHGPYDYRLEDRDVPTPGKHELLIKIVACGICASDCKCRSGAAMFWGGDNPWVKAPVISGHEFFGEVVAAGEDAEAHFNVAVGDRAIAEQIVPCGKCRYCRTGSYWMCEVHNIFGFQRYVAEGGMAEYLLVTEHCRVHKIPENISDDDAAFIEPMSCGIHAVNRGDIQLDDVVVIAGAGPIGLGMVQAAKLKSPRKLIVIDMVEERLELAKTFGADVVLNPAKDDVETEVRALTDGYGCDVYIEATGVPAGVVQGLNIIRKLGRFVEFSVFGKETSVDWSIIGDRKELDIRGAHLAPYTYETTIDLFSRGLITSKGIVTHRMKLADYEKGFELADSTDSIKVLLQP
- a CDS encoding thiolase family protein, with translation MNRPVYLVAARRTPVAPVGGAFKKLAVTDLAVPVLQAIVADAGLRPTDVEQVILGNALYGGGNPARTVALAAGLDEAIPAFTLDTQCCSGLDAIRLGTQAVAAGQADVVIAGGVESTSRRAIRLHRPTSPNESPIEYERPPFTPWPERDPDMADAAAKVADQCNITLDDQIAWAIHSHQKALAARAELEEECVAVGGLTVDSATRPLTEPLARRTPVIARRHRGEINVAGTALSADAAAACVLVSETVARRLDPALVKLRWIDDASGGGRADCPPEAPVPVARTLLDRLNLSGRDFAAIEWMEAYAAQVIANAQALELPIDRMNRGGGALARGHPIAASGAILAVRAYSQARQSPKGFRALLAIAAAGGLASAAVLATD